In Pseudophryne corroboree isolate aPseCor3 chromosome 3, aPseCor3.hap2, whole genome shotgun sequence, a genomic segment contains:
- the LOC135057399 gene encoding uncharacterized protein LOC135057399, giving the protein MASPVREVAGQDFPFETFVRCAKRNKNGCTTDIATENGKQCIELPTSHIHDSKMLLQLDTKDHEVIMVADGSAKTSLYHVTTETDIDTTAELLPSGGSQSHHHATRSAVSETLPPQPKHAVCPIKFNDNLIENSSNKHPQGKPTASTTQPFCFGISADKQKKIPISVIVEKGSKFVTSEDENFTNWEYNIEHLETSTSQNLRLTFVDFQKINLSNDLTEIKSIDMKEPNQEISDQPNRMESTVNPAEPCNKIPKDQLDIGESESPVIDTTDLYNDVLDTSLTSKTETDEQFEGYSQCLSDLSQTMSVDRFTDLGFPEEKKILLLKYTEWQVFHSNINMYTDQNLDGHSSAETTENYRHIDMDHKNSSVNHRNVDIDHQADGLCAEVNQSEEEIYCFKPKRQESHFGYNNVNDKKEQKINTGNNGINFTDPKTCSKETDKRPETIMMVEHRGINNSLFGQDTPTSPECCTSKAGDVTLLSSFKTLLHDSNVDSNINRSKLSNQLTPEACSSKEVLSSSFKDTEEQAYICYKKAVVDSIGLIGGNKMDNKVPDGKTRMLFTSLSLEPDTYHTKMQNKLPDSRVACVCGNGFQNEVDGTRYVSEDRHVRQPHIVIAKLSSSTSQPGTNTSSGSQSIFSESRNERCDCDVTLHNCINIFQQEDIDPYAKTLLDELHEEIEPPDGQLIQVSLNSKITDAMQYMDHENGITLNEEQITKTVSSHNIMSETGEIKLLKENPQNNITHDIALYTESNSGNKDSIRSSVETDNGNHLIFNAEFENITPDPNFLYTDSIISSGNSVHQCMSSNSHPSYLCTTNSPDPPYQCTTNCSDPSCLCTITSPDPSYQCTTTSPDSLYQGTTSSSDPSYQYTTTSCDSLYQGTTSFSDPSYQCTTTPADSLYQYTTTSADPSYQCITTSACSTDQFQCITTSSDPSYQCTITSADPSYQCTTTSADPSNQCITTSADPSYQCTTTSPDPSYQCTITSADPSYQCTTTSADPSNQCITTSADPSYQCTTTSPDPSYQCTITSADPSYQCKTTSADPSNQCITADPSYQCTTTTAYPSYQCTAPSADPSNQCITTSADPSYQCTTTSADPSYQCTTTSADPSYQCTTTSADPSNQCITTSADPSYQCTTTSPDPSYQCTTTSANPSYQCATTFPDSSYHCKTISTDLSYHSTATYPDLSYQCTGTSADLIYQNTTISPDPNYQCIATTPDIPDSCYQRTSSSTELFNQCTTTFPDAQLIAIVNEAREIHHMTLQSSVKAPTQDEYGNIIKQNEHYFLEELRKIFLDQQGKGLTLLDSGIVLTRTVNHLGENITLVTLWDGSELGMTIPSSKLFLYYHLEKHFVTEQLNEDWYFAQDRITKVNMLMKKGIFFDPSSLCNNDDLCELRKCLRDAFLCFLCNGQQQELDWHSEVLLERACQVLEEDCLAQINPTSHFFSSQPRPVPFCLPYFPNENEASE; this is encoded by the exons ATTTTCCATTTGAGACTTTCGTGCGATGTGCAAAGCGAAATAAGAACGGGTGCACCACTGA CATTGCCACAGAAAATGGTAAACAATGTATTGAGCTTCCAACTTCCCACATCCATGACTCCAAGATGCTACTTCAACTGGACACAAAGGACCATGAGGTTATCATGGTTGCAGATGGCTCTGCTAAGACGTCATTGTATCACGTTACCACGGAAACTGATATTGATACTACTGCAGAACTGTTACCATCCGGGGGGAGCCAAAGTCATCATCATGCCACGAGAAGTGCAGTCAGTGAGACTTTGCCCCCACAACCCAAGCACGCTGTTTGTCCTATAAAGTTTAATGATAACTTAATTGAGAACTCTTCAAATAAACATCCTCAAGGGAAACCTACGGCAAGTACTACACAGCCATTCTGTTTCGGGATATCCGCTGATAAACAGAAAAAAATCCCAATTTCTGTGATTGTTGAAAAAGGATCTAAGTTTGTGACGTCAGAAGATGAGAACTTCACCAACTGGGAATACAACATAGAACATTTGGAAACTTCCACATCTCAAAATCTAAGGCTGACTTTTGTGGACTTTCAGAAGATTAACCTTTCAAATGATCTTACTGAAATAAAATCTATAGATATGAAAGAACCAAATCAGGAAATTTCTGATCAACCAAACAGAATGGAGTCTACAGTAAATCCAGCTGAACCATGCAATAAAATACCAAAGGATCAATTGGATATTGGTGAATCAGAGTCTCCAGTCATTGACACAACTGATCTCTACAATGATGTACTTGACACATCGCTGACATCTAAAACTGAAACTGATGAACAGTTTGAAGGGTATTCACAATGTTTGTCAGACCTCAGTCAAACCATGAGTGTTGATCGTTTTACTGATTTAGGTTTCCCTGAAGAAAAAAAGATCTTATTGCTTAAATACACTGAATGGCAAGTTTTCCATAGCAATATAAACATGTATACTGATCAAAATTTAGATGGCCACAGCTCTGCGGAAACAACAGAAAACTATCGTCACATTGATATGGATCATAAAAATAGctctgtaaatcatagaaatgttgATATTGACCATCAAGCTGATGGACTTTGTGCAGAAGTAAATCAAAGTGAAGAAGAGATATATTGTTTTAAGCCTAAAAGGCAAGAGAGCCATTTTGGTTATAACAATGTTAATGACAAGAAAGAACAAAAGATAAACACTGGAAATAATGGTATTAACTTCACTGATCCGAAAACATGCTCTAAAGAAACAGATAAAAGACCTGAAACGATTATGATGGTAGAACACAGAGGTATCAACAATAGTCTATTCGGTCAAGACACACCCACTTCTCCAGAATGTTGTACTAGCAAGGCTGGAGACGTTACTCTTTTAAGTTCTTTTAAGACATTATTACATGATAGCAATGTTGATAGCAATATTAACAGAAGCAAACTGTCCAATCAGCTGACTCCAGAAGCATGTTCTTCTAAAGAAGTGCTGTCATCTtcatttaaagacactgaagaacaaGCCTACATTTGCTATAAGAAAGCAGTTGTTGATAGCATAGGGCTCATTGGTGGTAACAAGATGGACAATAAAGTTCCAGATGGAAAGACACGGATGCTGTTTACTTCACTTAGCCTGGAACCAGACACATACCACACCAAAATGCAGAACAAATTGCCAGATAGTAGAGTTGCATGTGTATGTGGGAATGGATTCCAGAATGAAGTGGATGGCACTAGATACGTTTCTGAAGACAGACATGTCAGACAGCCACATATTGTGATAgcaaaactaagcagtagtacatcCCAACCGGGTACCAATACTTCCTCAGGATCTCAATCCATTTTTTCAGAATCTAGGAATGAGAGATGCGACTGCGATGTGACGTTGCACAATTGTATCAATATATTCCAACAGGAAGATATTGATCCTTATGCCAAGACATTGCTTGATGAACTTCATGAAGAAATTGAACCTCCTGATGGTCAATTGATCCAAGTTTCCCTAAATTCTAAGATTACTGATGCTATGCAATATATGGATCATGAGAATGGCATTACATTAAATGAAGAACAAATAACCAAAACAGTGTCTTCACATAACATAATGTCAGAGACAGGGGAAATAAAACTGCTGAAAGAAAACCCACAAAATAATATTACACATGACATTGCTTTATACACAGAGTCTAATAGTGGCAACAAAGATTCAATTAGAAGCTCTGTAGAGACAGATAACGGAAACCATTTAATCTTCAATGCAGAATTTGAAAACATCACGCCTGATCCAAATTTTCTTTACACCGACAGCATTATTTCTTCTGGTAATTCTGTACATCAGTGCATGTCATCCAATTCTCATCCATCCTATCTGTGCACAACTAACTCTCCTGATCCACCCTACCAGTGCACAACCAACTGTTCTGATCCATCCTGCCTGTGCACAATTACTTCTCCTGATCCATCTTACCAGTGTACCACCACTTCTCCTGATTCATTATACCAGGGCACAACCAGCTCTTCTGATCCATCCTATCAATATACAACCACCTCTTGTGATTCATTATACCAGGGCACAACTAGCTTTTCTGACCCATCCTATCAATGTACAACCACCCCTGCTGATTCACTCTACCAGTACACAACCACTTCTGCTGATCCATCTTACCAGTGCATAACCACCTCAGCTTGTTCAACCGACCAGTTCCAGTGCATAACAACCTCttctgacccatcctaccagtgCACAATTACCTCTGCTGATCCATCTTACCAATGCACAACCACCTCTGCTGATCCATCTAACCAATGCATAACCACCTCTGCTGATCCATCTTACCAATGCACAACCACTTCTCCTGACCCATCCTACCAGTGCACAATTACCTCTGCTGATCCATCTTACCAATGCACAACCACCTCTGCTGATCCATCTAACCAATGCATAACCACCTCTGCTGATCCATCTTACCAATGCACAACCACTTCTCCTGACCCATCCTACCAGTGCACAATTACCTCTGCTGATCCATCTTACCAATGCAAAACCACCTCTGCTGACCCATCTAACCAATGCATAACCGCTGATCCATCTTACCAATGCACAACCACTACTGCCTATCCATCTTACCAGTGCACAGCCCCCTCTGCTGATCCATCTAACCAATGCATAACCACCTCTGCTGATCCATCTTACCAATGCACAACCACTTCTGCTGATCCATCTTATCAATGCACAACCACTTCTGCTGATCCATCTTACCAGTGCACAACCACCTCTGCTGATCCATCTAACCAATGCATAACCACCTCTGCTGATCCATCTTACCAATGCACAACCACTTCTCCTGATCCATCTTACCAGTGCACAACCACCTCTGCCAATCCATCTTACCAGTGCGCAACCACCTTCCCTGATTCAAGTTACCATTGCAAAACCATCTCTACAGATCTTTCCTACCACAGTACAGCTACCTATCCTGATCTTTCCTACCAGTGCACAGGCACCTCTGCTGATCTAATTTACCAGAACACAACCATCTCTCCTGATCCAAATTACCAGTGCATAGCCACCACTCCAGACATACCTGATTCATGCTACCAGAGAACAAGCAGCTCTACTGAGCTATTCAATCAATGCACCACAACTTTCCCAGATGCTCAGTTAATTGCTATAGTAAATGAGGCACGTGAGATACATCACATGACTCTGCAAAGCTCAGTCAAGGCACCAACACAAGATGAATATGGAAATATAATCAAACAGAATGAACATTATTTCCTGGAAGAATTGAGAAAAATATTCCTAGACCAACAAGGCAAAGGCCTCACACTTTTAGATTCTGGAATTGTTTTAACAAGAACAGTGAATCATTTGGGAGAAAATATTACCCTAGTTACACTG TGGGACGGGTCAGAGCTGGGAATGACTATTCCAAGTTCAAAGTTGTTCCTGTATTACCATCTGGAGAAACACTTTGTCACTGAGCAGCTGAATGAGGATTGGTACTTTGCACAAGACCGTATAACAAAAGTAAACATGCTGATGAAAAAG